Proteins encoded in a region of the Pelmatolapia mariae isolate MD_Pm_ZW linkage group LG16_19, Pm_UMD_F_2, whole genome shotgun sequence genome:
- the nr1i2 gene encoding nuclear receptor subfamily 1 group I member 2 — translation MSEKAAGVQIISEVLARQNKGDEEEKLTDDEEPRVCGVCGDLANGYHFNALTCEGCKGFFRRNIKRSNQLRCPFLNKCVITKNSRRSCQACRMRKCQAIGMRKDMVMSDEKVLERRVQIKKNKMLNSPVELSSQQEKLIQELLLGHRSTFDSAFSRFSGFRPMDRNILPVNTHKQTASKLFNPLTECPRNTCATASKSTTEPTSSPSATSCSSSSSCFHSSIKKQEHHIRNDVENRCVFTALPHVADLTTYMIQDVISFSKSLQDFRSLAMGDQISLLKGATFEIMQIRFNMVFNSKTSTWECGHITYCIDDAVRAGFQALLLEPLFRFHHTLRTLGLQEEEYVLMQAMSLFSPDRPGVQQHSLIDKVHENLALTLKTWIDCKRTGPEKHLLYPKVIACFTEMRTMTEEYSKQILQIQDIQPDTISPLIMEVVSKGSYNDL, via the exons ATGAGCGAGAAGGCCGCTGGTGTGCAGATCATCAGTGAAGTGCTCGCAAGGCAGAATAAAGGGGATGAGGAGGAGAAGCTGACAGATGATGAGGAGCCCAGAGTGTGTGGTGTCTGTGGAGATCTGGCAAATGGTTACCACTTCAATGCCTTGACCTGCGAAGGCTGCAAGGGCTTCTTCAG ACGTAACATAAAGAGGTCAAACCAGCTCCGCTGTCCATTCCTGAATAAATGTGTTATAACGAAAAACAGCCGCCGGTCTTGTCAAGCCTGCCGCATGCGCAAATGTCAGGCCATTGGCATGCGCAAAGACA TGGTCATGTCTGATGAAAAGGTGCTGGAGAGGAGGGTCCAAATCAAGAAGAATAAGATGCTTAACTCCCCAGTGGAGCTTTCATCCCAACAAGAAAAACTTATTCAGGAACTCCTCCTTGGTCACCGCAGCACATTCGACTCAGCATTTTCCCGCTTCAGCGGCTTCAGG ccTATGGACCGAAACATCCTTCCTGTGAATACGCACAAGCAGACGGCAAGCAAGCTCTTTAACCCTCTGACCGAGTGCCCTAGAAATACCTGCGCCACTGCGAGTAAATCTACCACCGAGCCCACATCATCGCCATCGGCCACCTCAtgctcttcatcctcctcctgtttccacagttccattaaaaaacaagaacaccACATACGGAATGACGTCGAAAACAGATGTGTTTTCACTGCTCTTCCGCATGTGGCCGACCTCACGACTTACATGATCCAGGACGTCATTAGCTTTTCCAAAAGTCTCCAAGACTTCCG GTCTCTTGCCATGGGAGACCAAATATCTCTGCTGAAGGGAGCCACGTTTGAAATAATGCAGATCCGCTTTAACATGGTGTTCAACTCAAAAACAAGTACATGGGAATGTGGCCATATTACATACTGCATAGATGACGCTGTACGAG CGGGATTTCAGGCACTCCTGCTGGAGCCTCTGTTCAGATTTCACCACACCCTGCGCACACTGGGCCTACAGGAGGAAGAATACGTTCTCATGCAAGCCATGTCTCTGTTTTCTCCAG ACCGTCCAGGCGTGCAGCAGCACAGCTTGATTGACAAAGTTCATGAAAACTTGGCGCTGACGCTAAAAACCTGGATTGACTGCAAGAGAACAGGTCCAGAGAAACA CCTGCTGTATCCCAAAGTGATAGCCTGCTTTACAGAGATGAGAACAATGACAGAGGAATACAGCAAACAGATTCTACAGATCCAGGACATCCAGCCTGACACCATCAGTCCTCTCATAATGGAGGTGGTCAGTAAAGGCTCCTATAATGACTTATGA
- the cfap91 gene encoding cilia- and flagella-associated protein 91, producing the protein MCASVTHTFTKKNDAGTAVLRERAYDYLYDPVHTLSSEADHTRANFKAFASRSRIRRIPEFASMFSDNPRYTVKLDPAVPQPAFIDLQWRGHTEQRKEALQQLAGISPNAQTWLKSKECRVTGADYCKYFKRPLIPFGQQIPPSVIYALPREHFITSDAEQQPTHVTVGVQTDYRESETQTDPYSPEYVIQPGTTPSELLQMAALTWGHGLPAGLAEVEMIQRARAKRAWEASLPPLSDLSQLDKRRRLMEEMEAKEWAFREGEIEKLQEARLEVLKDLLRQRDEAQKDVTNDRLNQTYSKHQEDRETKLNKIHADYNRSLRKLEAKRKNVEGKLERCVIASQTYVPRIRIGIFPNRNINSMLSTRRYLDTYEGLEELEVQLSASVLKSKRERTKPKVSEDVMKPPESRAVQLLNKYKNLKQKQDNHASLRTLRFLLRKETPVPHPVTPTVETPPEGEEEKELAVIFLQKLLRGRRIQYEMFKGKEKHQDLIRELRTIHALKREEQELQKADKEHVMMLNKQRDKRRLEIFQQEAHQAGVVGAELEQVFDTLSKELIRLQDERRIHAFTLLAERDRRMREAEESGRRQVEERRRKEEDEIFRQVVQVHQQTVDMYLEDIILGTIEHIADQQAREEIHKRAKEVNDIAYAVEESRDNLQSEEIVSELVYSFLIPEVEKIGVRERVHQKQHRHLQAARNIIQGTSNAPELLNSTLEASKFTCPGIKASCQVLEETMSQPLQGKEAEQHDAQTE; encoded by the exons ATGTGCGCATCTGTGACTCACACGTTTACCAAGAAGAATGATGCTGGTACAGCTGTTTTGCGTGAACGGGCTTATGATTACTTGTACG ATCCCGTTCACACACTGTCATCGGAGGcagaccacaccagggccaatTTCAAGGCCTTTGCATCCAGGTCTCGAATA AGGAGAATACCAGAGTTTGCATCCATGTTTAGTGACAACCCACGCTATACTGTTAAACTAGACCCTGCAGTCCCGCAGCCGGCCTTTATTGATCTTCAGTGGCGAGGCCACACAGAACAGCGCAAAGAGGCCCTGCAGCAGCTGGCTGG GATTTCTCCAAATGCTCAAACATGGCTGAAAAGCAAGGAGTGCCGTGTAACTGGAGCGGATTACTGCAAATACTTTAAACG CCCTCTCATTCCCTTTGGGCAGCAGATACCTCCTAGTGTGATTTATGCTTTGCCGAG AGAACACTTTATAACGTCTGATGCTGAGCAACAACCCACCCACGTCACTGTTGGGGTCCAGACAGACTACAGGGAAAGCGAAACACAGACAGACCCGTACAGCCCCGAGTATGTGATTCAGCCCGGGACTACTCCCTCAGAGCTCCTGCAGATGGCAGCTTTGACTTGGG GTCACGGTCTTCCTGCAGGCCTTGCAGAAGTGGAAATGATACAGCGAGCCCGTGCCAAGCGAGCTTGGGAGGCCAGTCTTCCTCCACTGAGTGACCTGAGCCAGCTCGACAAGAGGAGGCGTTTAATGGAAGAGATGGAGGCCAAAGAGTGGGCTTTCAGAGAAGGAGAAATCGAGAA GTTGCAAGAGGCTCGTTTAGAGGTGCTAAAGGACCTTCTGAGGCAGAGAGATGAGGCTCAGAAAGATGTCACAAATGACAGACTGAACCAGACATATTCCAAGCACCAGGAAGACAGGGAGACCAAGCTAAACAAAATACACGCTGACTACAACAGGT CACTGAGAAAATTAGAAGCTAAGAGGAAAAATGTGGAGGGGAAGCTAGAGCGGTGTGTCATAGCTTCTCAGACATATGTCCCCAGGATCCGAATTGGCATTTTTCCCAACAGGAACATCAACAGCATGCTGTCAACAAGACGCTACTTAGACACATATGAAG GTTTAGAAGAACTAGAGGTGCAACTCAGTGCTTCAGTACTGAAGTcaaagagagaaagaacaaaACCCAAAGTCTCCGAGGATGTGATGAAGCCTCCTGAGAGCAGAGCTGTGCAGTTGCTGAATAAATACAAG AATCTGAAGCAGAAGCAGGACAACCACGCATCTTTGAGGACTTTACGTTTTCTTCTCAGAAAGGAGACACCTGTTCCTCATCCTGTCACTCCCACAGTGGAAACACCACCTGAG ggggaagaagagaaagaacTTGCTGTAATCTTCTTGCAGAAACTATTGCGAGGACGAAGGATCCAGTATGAG ATGTTTAAGGGCAAGGAGAAACATCAGGATCTCATCCGGGAACTGAGGACTATCCATGCCCTGAAGAGGGAAGAGCAGGAGCTACAGAAGGCTGACAAAGAGCACGTCATGATGCTGAATAAACAAAGAGACAAACGCAGACTTGAG ATTTTTCAACAGGAAGCGCATCAAGCCGGAGTAGTAGGGGCAGAACTAGAACAAGTGTTTGACACATTGTCCAAGGAGCTGATTCGTCTCCAGGACGAGCGAAGGATCCACGCCTTTACACTGCTGGCTGAGAGAGACCGTCGAATGCGAGAGGCCGAGGAGAGTGGGAGGAGGCAGGTAGAGGAGCGAAGACGCAAAGAGGAAGACGAGATCTTCAGACAA GTGGTGCAGGTACATCAGCAGACTGTGGACATGTATTTAGAAGACATCATCTTGGGGACCATTGAGCACATAGCCGACCAGCAGGCGCGGGAGGAGATCCACAAGAGGGCAAAGGAGGTCAACGACATCGCTTATGCCGTTGAGGAAAG CCGGGATAATCTTCAGTCAGAGGAGATTGTGTCAGAGCTGGTGTACAGCTTCCTTATCCCGGAGGTAGAGAAGATCGGTGTCAGGGAAAGAG TGCACCAGAAGCAGCATAGACACTTACAGGCAGCTCGGAACATCATTCAAGGGACTTCAAATGCTCCTGAGCTCCTGAACAGTACTCTGGAAGCGTCAAAATTTACCTGTCCTGGTATAAAAGCATCCTGTCAAGTCCTGGAAGAGACAATGAGCCAGCCGCTGCAGGGGAAGGAAGCAGAGCAGCACGATGCTCAAACTGAGTAA
- the si:ch211-214p13.9 gene encoding cell surface glycoprotein CD200 receptor 1-A → MRETMWIYVLILFLSETRSVESGTTESPSVNTTFPPINERRDAIFNNGRDVNLTCSDKMWNETFYVIWTIELINKDPCTIKFNSDGQNTDTCNDGKSLRNTSSAQPYLHIPKFSKNDVGIYTCEFAYRGGATNCKIYVNIIVTPVMKAWLEHKDNTTVAVCIAENGNPAANISWSHARNSSVEQLPGKNGRFTVVSRLELPEGMDPKNLSCIISHQNLTEILFPEFQKVKVSLWLYALIAGIIIAFLAGVLFFVVMKLRQHQQSDTSSSKSPPIEDVEEVEPYASYVQRVNSIYN, encoded by the exons ATGAGAGAGACTATGTGGATTTATGTCTTGATCCTGTTCTTGTCTGAAACACGGAGCGTGGAATCAG GAACTACTGAAAGCCCCTCTGTGAACACCACTTTTCCTCCTATCAATG aaCGCAGAGATGCAATTTTCAATAATGGGAGAGATGTTAATCTGACGTGCAGTGATAAGATGTGGAATGAGACATTTTATGTTATCTGGACCATAGAATTGATTAACAAAGACCCTTGCACGATCAAATTTAACAGCGACGGTCAAAACACAGACACCTGCAATGATGGAAAGTCACTCCGAAACACATCCAGTGCTCAGCCATATCTACACATCCCAAAGTTCTCAAAAAATGATGTGGGGATCTACACGTGTGAGTTTGCTTACAGAGGAGGAGCTACTAATTGTAAAATCTACGTGAATATCATAG TTACTCCTGTAATGAAAGCCTGGTTAGAGCACAAAGACAACACAACGGTAGCAGTATGTATAGCTGAAAATGGAAATCCTGCAGCCAACATCAGCTGGAGTCATGCACGAAATTCTTCTGTGGAACAACTGCCTGGGAAAAATGGACGTTTTACAGTAGTAAGTCGTCTGGAGCTTCCTGAAGGCATGGATCCAAAAAACCTGAGCTGCATCATCAGTCACCAGAACTTGACTGAGATTCTGTTTCCAGAATTTCAAAAAGTCAAAG TTTCTCTCTGGCTGTATGCACTCATAGCTGGGATAATAATTGCATTTTTAGCGGGAGTCTTATTTTTTGTGGTCATGAAGCTGAG GCAACACCAACAGTCAGATACCTCCTCCTCCAAATCCCCACCG atAGAGGATGTGGAGGAAGTGGAGCCCTATGCTAGCTATGTTCAACGTGTGAACTCTATCTATAACTGA